A single window of Candidatus Deferrimicrobium borealis DNA harbors:
- a CDS encoding cytochrome c3 family protein produces MGKLFERFPDPLARLIVVVVAMVALGAFAYFVLIPKPVKDIEFQWADAVKTEKARPVRYAGFQVCEECHGEIHNTKKTGYHKDLSCETCHGPAKAHSENPDKVKPNIPTARTFCPQCHAYNPSRPRGFPQINPVAHNPLKPCSSCHNPHDPKPPTTPKECSACHGEIARMKAVSHHVQLECTTCHQAPQQHKVSPRSVKPTKPQAREFCGKCHGKDATDKLAKNAPKVDLGEHGEKYVCWQCHYPHSPEVEQ; encoded by the coding sequence ATGGGCAAACTTTTCGAGAGGTTCCCGGACCCGCTGGCCCGGCTGATCGTCGTCGTCGTGGCGATGGTCGCCCTGGGGGCGTTCGCGTATTTCGTGCTGATCCCGAAGCCGGTCAAGGACATCGAGTTCCAGTGGGCCGACGCGGTCAAGACGGAGAAGGCGAGGCCGGTCCGGTACGCCGGGTTCCAGGTGTGCGAGGAGTGCCACGGGGAGATCCACAACACGAAGAAGACCGGGTACCACAAGGACCTCTCCTGCGAGACGTGCCACGGCCCGGCCAAGGCGCACTCCGAGAATCCGGACAAGGTCAAGCCGAACATCCCGACCGCGCGCACCTTCTGCCCGCAGTGCCACGCCTACAACCCGTCGCGGCCGAGAGGGTTCCCGCAGATCAACCCGGTGGCGCACAACCCGCTCAAGCCTTGCTCGAGCTGCCACAACCCGCACGACCCGAAGCCGCCGACCACGCCGAAGGAGTGCTCGGCGTGCCACGGGGAGATCGCCCGCATGAAGGCGGTGTCCCACCACGTCCAGCTCGAGTGCACCACGTGCCACCAGGCGCCGCAGCAGCACAAGGTGTCGCCGCGCAGCGTCAAGCCGACGAAGCCCCAGGCGCGGGAGTTCTGCGGGAAGTGCCACGGCAAGGACGCCACGGACAAGCTCGCGAAGAACGCACCGAAGGTCGACCTGGGCGAGCACGGCGAGAAGTACGTCTGCTGGCAATGCCATTATCCCCATTCCCCGGAGGTGGAACAGTGA
- a CDS encoding 4Fe-4S dicluster domain-containing protein, whose protein sequence is MNGRRSFLRGFFAVLLSGGAIEGVMKLFPSKALAKETARTGKWYGYGVSVDKCIGCARCMDACKNENNVPKEPFFVRTWVERYITRKNGQTTVKAIAPGDEATPEAASDRTILRSFFVPKLCNQCANPPCVQVCPVGATFQTGDGVVLVNEKTCIGCRYCIQACPYGARYLHPKTHTADKCTFCYHRISQGQLPACVEVCPTQARIFGDLNAAASPMSRFLRMNKIHTLKPGLNTEPKAFYANLDGEVR, encoded by the coding sequence GTGAACGGCCGACGGAGTTTCCTGAGGGGGTTCTTCGCGGTCCTCCTCTCCGGAGGGGCGATCGAGGGGGTCATGAAGCTCTTCCCCTCGAAGGCGCTGGCGAAGGAGACCGCCAGGACGGGGAAGTGGTACGGGTACGGAGTCTCCGTGGACAAGTGCATCGGCTGCGCCCGGTGCATGGACGCCTGCAAGAACGAGAACAACGTCCCCAAGGAGCCGTTCTTCGTCCGGACCTGGGTGGAGCGGTACATCACCCGGAAGAACGGCCAGACGACCGTCAAGGCGATCGCCCCCGGGGACGAGGCGACGCCCGAGGCGGCGTCCGACAGGACGATCCTGCGCTCCTTCTTCGTCCCGAAGCTGTGCAACCAGTGCGCGAACCCGCCCTGCGTCCAGGTGTGCCCCGTCGGGGCGACCTTCCAGACCGGGGACGGCGTCGTCCTCGTCAACGAGAAGACGTGCATCGGGTGCCGGTACTGCATCCAGGCGTGCCCGTACGGCGCGCGGTACCTCCACCCGAAGACCCACACCGCCGACAAGTGCACCTTCTGCTATCACCGGATCTCGCAGGGGCAGCTCCCGGCGTGCGTTGAAGTGTGCCCGACGCAGGCCCGGATCTTCGGCGACCTCAACGCGGCGGCGAGCCCCATGTCGCGCTTCCTGCGGATGAACAAGATCCACACGCTCAAACCGGGCTTGAACACCGAGCCGAAAGCCTTCTACGCAAACCTCGACGGAGAAGTCCGATGA
- a CDS encoding metallophosphoesterase, with the protein MMRRTVFHIALLFALLWTGHAFGWSFAVCGDSQGDKDGIFPQILSAVDNSDMEFLLHTGDMVGNDSSGEWDLYRETTARFRKPLRVVIGNHELYGGGTSEKFAERFGLPGSSWSFTHKDAHFAIVDNAKGTFPDNTLAWLDRDLAAHPKGRDGITTLIVAMHIPPVTDRYYPHGTRSNYEEKSATLLAILKRHGVDAVLSGHEHMHYVADWEGVKVLISGGAGSRLVPFQKYGYYRIDVENGKVTESFRRVRPAGKTK; encoded by the coding sequence ATGATGCGGCGGACGGTTTTCCACATCGCGCTTCTTTTCGCCCTGCTATGGACCGGCCACGCCTTCGGGTGGTCGTTCGCGGTGTGCGGCGACAGCCAGGGCGACAAGGACGGGATCTTCCCGCAGATCCTCTCCGCCGTGGACAACTCCGACATGGAGTTCCTGCTCCACACGGGGGACATGGTCGGCAACGACTCGTCCGGGGAGTGGGACCTGTATCGGGAGACGACGGCGCGGTTCCGAAAACCGCTGCGCGTCGTGATCGGAAACCACGAGCTCTACGGCGGAGGGACGTCGGAGAAGTTCGCGGAGCGGTTCGGCCTCCCCGGAAGCTCCTGGTCCTTCACCCACAAGGACGCCCACTTCGCCATCGTGGACAACGCGAAGGGGACGTTCCCGGACAACACCCTGGCGTGGCTCGACCGCGACCTCGCCGCCCACCCGAAGGGGAGGGACGGGATCACGACCCTCATCGTGGCGATGCACATCCCCCCGGTAACGGACCGATACTACCCCCACGGGACCCGGTCCAACTACGAGGAGAAGAGCGCGACGCTGCTCGCGATCCTGAAGCGGCACGGGGTGGACGCCGTCCTGAGCGGCCACGAGCACATGCACTATGTGGCGGATTGGGAAGGTGTCAAGGTGCTGATCTCCGGCGGCGCCGGCTCACGGCTCGTGCCGTTCCAGAAATACGGCTACTACCGGATCGACGTCGAGAACGGAAAGGTGACGGAGTCGTTCCGGCGCGTTCGGCCGGCAGGAAAAACAAAATAG
- the nrfD gene encoding polysulfide reductase NrfD → MNPEIIRSLQELLPQIQGYIYPNEIEIHWGLLIVVYPYITGVVAGAFILASLVKVFNVKEVQPLYRLSLLTALAYLLVAPMALVSHLGHPGRFYEILLTPQTSSAMAMFGFVYAWYLMAVLLLEIWFVHRTDMIDMAENSTGATRLLYRALSLFSKDKGERAVAFDHKALKVITIVGIPSAFLLHGYVGFIFGSIKANPWWSSVLIPIVFLFSAIVSGIALVVLLYMIITPLTGGKINMKCVDKAVDFLFYAVIVDFSLEMVDFIHRVYQSEEEIKILSEMVMSKLFLSLIIVQVLLGMLVPLLLISLTKIFKKRFSLNEDMRKMVYFISVILIQFGIFATRWNVVIGGQMFSKSFRGLTTYKMEFGGIEGLLYAIVLLALPIAILFVLMKVLPPWKELREEGETGTEALGGAGM, encoded by the coding sequence ATGAACCCGGAAATCATTCGCTCGCTCCAGGAGCTGCTCCCCCAGATCCAGGGGTACATCTACCCGAACGAGATCGAGATCCACTGGGGCCTGCTGATCGTCGTCTACCCGTACATCACCGGAGTCGTCGCCGGGGCGTTCATCCTGGCGTCGCTGGTGAAGGTCTTCAACGTGAAGGAGGTCCAGCCGCTCTACCGGCTCTCCCTCCTCACCGCCCTGGCGTATCTCCTGGTCGCCCCGATGGCGCTGGTGTCGCACCTGGGCCACCCGGGGCGGTTCTACGAGATCCTCCTCACGCCGCAGACCTCCTCGGCCATGGCGATGTTCGGGTTCGTCTACGCCTGGTACCTGATGGCGGTCCTCCTGCTCGAGATCTGGTTCGTCCACCGGACCGACATGATCGACATGGCGGAGAACAGCACCGGGGCGACGCGGCTCCTCTACCGCGCCCTCTCCCTCTTCTCGAAGGACAAGGGGGAACGGGCCGTCGCGTTCGACCACAAGGCCCTGAAGGTCATCACCATCGTCGGGATCCCGTCGGCGTTCCTGCTCCACGGGTACGTCGGGTTCATCTTCGGCTCGATCAAGGCGAACCCGTGGTGGAGCAGCGTTCTCATACCGATCGTCTTCCTCTTCTCCGCCATCGTGTCCGGGATCGCGCTGGTCGTGCTCCTCTACATGATCATCACCCCGCTGACAGGGGGGAAGATCAACATGAAGTGCGTCGACAAGGCGGTCGACTTCCTCTTCTACGCCGTCATCGTCGACTTCTCGCTCGAAATGGTCGACTTCATCCACCGGGTCTACCAGAGCGAGGAGGAGATCAAGATCCTCTCCGAGATGGTGATGAGCAAGCTGTTCTTGAGCCTCATCATCGTCCAGGTCTTGCTCGGGATGCTGGTCCCCCTCCTGCTCATCTCCCTCACCAAGATCTTCAAGAAGCGCTTCAGCCTGAACGAGGACATGCGGAAGATGGTCTACTTCATCTCCGTGATCCTCATCCAGTTCGGGATCTTCGCGACCCGGTGGAACGTGGTCATCGGCGGCCAGATGTTCTCCAAAAGCTTCCGGGGGCTCACCACGTACAAGATGGAGTTCGGCGGGATCGAGGGGCTTCTCTACGCGATCGTTCTGCTGGCCCTCCCGATCGCCATCCTTTTCGTCCTCATGAAGGTCCTCCCGCCGTGGAAGGAGCTGAGGGAAGAGGGAGAGACCGGGACAGAGGCCTTGGGAGGCGCGGGGATGTGA
- a CDS encoding MFS transporter: protein MLQSGYGALASTFRGLRHRNFRLWFFGQLTSLVGTWMQTIAQNWLVYELTGSARDLGIVNFVGAIPLVPLTLYAGAIVDRFEKRKVIFWCQAAMMILAFLLAALCWTGTVRFWHVLLLAFLLGAVQALDTPARQAFVVELVGKEDLSNAIALNSGIFHAARVLGPAAAGVLIAVSGVAGAFFINGASFLAVLFVLFLMDVALIRRTDGGRESAKDLLGGARYLGKERLPRAVVVLISLSALFAMPYHVLIPIYAKEIFGRGAEGYGVLMSAAGVGAVLGSLYSASHRVGVRKGAAITAGSLTFPFLLLAFAFCRSYPVALLLLVGVGFAFVLQNAPANSLLQELVPDHLRGRVMAIYVSLFLGFLRVGSLLLGGLAAMTSAPVALAALAAAGLLVGLWVRFRYPELHRAA from the coding sequence TTGCTCCAGTCCGGGTACGGAGCGCTCGCCTCGACGTTCCGGGGGCTTCGCCACCGCAACTTCCGCCTCTGGTTCTTCGGCCAGCTCACCTCCCTCGTGGGCACCTGGATGCAGACGATCGCCCAGAACTGGCTCGTGTACGAGCTCACCGGCTCGGCGCGGGACCTCGGGATCGTGAATTTCGTCGGGGCGATCCCTCTCGTTCCCCTCACCCTCTACGCCGGGGCGATCGTCGACCGCTTCGAGAAGCGCAAGGTGATCTTCTGGTGCCAGGCCGCGATGATGATCCTCGCGTTCCTGCTCGCCGCCCTCTGCTGGACGGGGACGGTGCGCTTCTGGCACGTCCTCCTCCTCGCGTTCCTGCTCGGGGCCGTGCAGGCGCTGGACACCCCCGCCCGGCAAGCCTTCGTCGTGGAGCTGGTGGGGAAGGAGGACCTGTCGAACGCCATCGCCCTCAACTCCGGGATATTCCACGCCGCGCGCGTCCTCGGCCCCGCCGCGGCCGGGGTGCTGATCGCCGTCTCGGGCGTCGCGGGCGCCTTCTTCATCAACGGGGCGAGCTTCCTCGCCGTCCTCTTCGTCCTGTTCCTGATGGACGTGGCGCTCATCCGCCGGACCGACGGAGGGCGCGAATCCGCAAAAGACCTTCTCGGGGGGGCGCGGTACCTGGGGAAGGAGCGCCTGCCGCGCGCCGTCGTCGTCCTCATCTCCCTGTCGGCCCTTTTCGCCATGCCGTACCACGTGCTGATCCCCATCTACGCAAAGGAGATCTTCGGCCGAGGGGCCGAAGGGTACGGGGTTCTCATGTCCGCGGCGGGGGTCGGTGCGGTCCTCGGGTCGCTCTACTCCGCGTCGCACCGCGTCGGCGTGCGTAAGGGGGCGGCGATTACGGCGGGGAGCCTGACGTTCCCCTTCCTGCTGCTGGCGTTCGCCTTCTGCCGGAGCTACCCCGTCGCCCTCCTGCTCCTGGTCGGTGTCGGGTTCGCGTTCGTTCTGCAGAACGCCCCCGCGAATTCCCTCCTGCAGGAGCTGGTGCCGGATCACCTGCGCGGGCGGGTGATGGCGATCTACGTCTCCCTTTTCCTCGGATTCCTGCGGGTGGGGAGCCTTCTTCTCGGGGGTCTGGCCGCGATGACCTCCGCCCCCGTCGCGCTCGCCGCCCTCGCCGCCGCGGGCCTGCTCGTCGGCCTGTGGGTCCGCTTCCGGTACCCGGAGCTCCACCGCGCAGCGTGA
- a CDS encoding cytochrome c family protein: MKKHSAMYSIIFATLCALIVTGCSESVKHTQPILYNHKKHLEDAGLNCFDCHTRVLTHEKASIPNIGICKGCHEKPMTESKEEKKLVDYIQKNQPIPWIQVHRVPDHAYFSHRRHVTIGKVACLTCHGNVPEMTHPFSKPYLTINMAFCIDCHAKNQVNTDCATCHR; the protein is encoded by the coding sequence ATGAAAAAGCATTCCGCCATGTATTCCATAATCTTCGCGACCCTCTGTGCATTGATCGTAACCGGCTGTTCTGAAAGCGTAAAACATACGCAACCCATACTTTATAACCACAAGAAGCATCTCGAAGATGCCGGTCTGAACTGCTTCGACTGCCACACCCGGGTGCTTACCCATGAAAAAGCCTCGATCCCGAACATCGGGATCTGCAAAGGCTGCCACGAGAAACCGATGACGGAGAGCAAAGAGGAGAAAAAGCTGGTGGACTATATCCAGAAAAATCAACCCATCCCATGGATACAGGTCCACCGGGTGCCCGATCACGCCTATTTTTCCCACCGGCGGCATGTAACCATCGGAAAAGTCGCATGCCTTACGTGTCACGGGAACGTGCCCGAAATGACGCACCCGTTTTCCAAACCGTATCTTACCATCAATATGGCGTTTTGCATCGATTGCCATGCCAAAAACCAGGTGAACACCGATTGCGCGACATGTCATCGATAG